A single Cucumis melo cultivar AY chromosome 4, USDA_Cmelo_AY_1.0, whole genome shotgun sequence DNA region contains:
- the LOC103503709 gene encoding signal peptidase complex-like protein DTM1, producing the protein MANDAALNSSLVILALAIVLVGITTYSFKKMAVTYFVGVFAIAGVLLPDWCFFDRDFSRWTSPVTEEERESYRNATGSQLQRFRIYPMRVIVYGIVYSIALYKWWQYVTS; encoded by the exons ATGGCCAACGACGCCGCACTCAACTCCTCTCTGGTAATTTTGGCCCTCGCCATCGTTCTCGTCGGAATCACCACCTATTCCTTCAAGAAAATGGCCGTAACTTATTTCGTCGGCGTTTTCGCCATCGCCGGCGTTCTCCTACCGGATTGGTGTTTCTTTGACCGAGATTTCTCCCGGTGGACTTCTCCGGTCACCGAAGAGGAAAGGGAATCGTATAGGAACGCCACTGGATCTCAGCTTCAAAG GTTTAGGATTTATCCAATGAGAGTAATTGTGTACGGCATAGTGTACAGTATTGCTTTGTACAAGTGGTGGCAATACGTGACCAgctaa
- the LOC103503710 gene encoding aspartate aminotransferase, cytoplasmic isoform X1, translating into MRPLFGIPQTANSNTPTSNTDPTDRRINALVRHLVESSASAMADSISVSPTSSLNTDSVFAHVVRAPEDPILGVTVAYNKDPSPNKLNLGVGAYRTEEGKPLVLNVVRKAEHQLVNDSSRVKEYLPIVGLAEFNKQSAKLIFGADSPAILENRVTTVQCLSGTGSLRVGGEFLARHYHERLIYIPMPTWGNHPKVFTLAGLSVKTYRYYDPSTRGLDFQGLLEDLGSAPSGAIVLLHACAHNPTGVDPTLEQWDQIRKLMRSKQLLPFFDSAYQGFASGSLDKDAQPVRLFVADGGECFVAQSYAKNLGLYGERVGALSIVCKNADVASRVESQLKLVIRPMYSNPPIHGASIVATVLKDRDLFNEWTVELKAMADRIISMRQQLFEALRARGTPGDWSHIIKQIGMFTFTGLNSEQVSFMTKEYHIYMTSDGRISMAGLSSRTVPHLADAIHAAVTRAV; encoded by the exons ATGCGCCCCTTGTTTGGCATTCCACAAACTGCTAATTCCAACACTCCCACTTCTAATACCGATCCAACCGATCGAAGAATTAACGCTCTCGTTCGGCATCTGGTTGAATCATCTGCATCTGCTATggctgattctatctctgtttcTCCTACTTCCTCGTTGAATACTGATTCCGTTTTCGCTCATGTTGTTCGTGCTCCTGAAGATCCTATTCTCGGG GTGACTGTTGCATACAACAAAGATCCGAGTCCGAACAAGTTGAATTTGGGCGTTGGTGCTTATAGGACAGAG GAAGGAAAACCTCTTGTATTGAACGTTGTCAGAAAAGCAGAGCATCAGCTTGTTAATGATAg TTCACGAGTTAAGGAGTATCTTCCGATTGTGGGACTGGCGGAGTTTAATAAACAGAGCGCGAAGCTTATTTTTGGCGCTGACAG CCCTGCTATCCTTGAGAATCGTGTCACAACTGTTCAATGCTTGTCCGGTACTGGATCATTGAGGGTTGGTGGTGAATTTTTGGCAAGACATTATCATGAG CGGCTTATATACATTCCCATGCCAACATGGGGGAACCACCCCAAAGTTTTTACTCTGGCTGGCCTGTCTGTAAAAACTTACAGATATTATGATCCTTCAACACGGGGGTTGGATTTTCAAG GCCTCTTGGAAGATCTTGGTTCTGCCCCATCTGGAGCTATAGTTTTGCTTCATGCATGTGCGCACAACCCAACTGGTGTCGATCCAACCCTTGAACAATGGGATCAGATCAGGAAGTTGATGAGATCAAAACAGCTTTTACCTTTCTTTGACAGTGCTTATCAG GGTTTTGCCAGTGGGAGTTTGGATAAGGATGCACAGCCTGTGCGCTTATTTGTTGCTGATGGAGGTGAATGTTTTGTAGCCCAGAGTTACGCAAAGAATTTGGGGCTATATGGAGAACGTGTTGGCGCTTTAAGCATT GTCTGCAAGAATGCTGATGTCGCAAGCAGGGTAGAGAGCCAGCTAAAACTAGTGATAAGGCCCATGTACTCAAACCCACCCATTCACGGAGCATCTATTGTCGCTACAGTCCTGAAGGACAG GGATTTGTTCAATGAATGGACTGTTGAATTGAAGGCCATGGCAGACCGTATTATTAGCATGCGCCAGCAACTTTTTGAAGCCTTGCGCGCTAGAG GTACACCTGGTGATTGGAGTCACATCATCAAACAGATTGGAATGTTTACATTCACAGGATTGAACTCGGAACAAGTTAGCTTCATGACCAAAGAATATCACATTTACATGACCTCTGATGG GAGAATCAGCATGGCAGGTTTGAGCTCAAGGACCGTACCTCACCTCGCGGACGCAATCCATGCAGCCGTAACTCGTGCGGTCTGA
- the LOC103503710 gene encoding aspartate aminotransferase 3, chloroplastic isoform X2: MRPLFGIPQTANSNTPTSNTDPTDRRINALVRHLVESSASAMADSISVSPTSSLNTDSVFAHVVRAPEDPILGVTVAYNKDPSPNKLNLGVGAYRTEEGKPLVLNVVRKAEHQLVNDSSRVKEYLPIVGLAEFNKQSAKLIFGADSPAILENRVTTVQCLSGTGSLRVGGEFLARHYHERLIYIPMPTWGNHPKVFTLAGLSVKTYRYYDPSTRGLDFQGLLEDLGSAPSGAIVLLHACAHNPTGVDPTLEQWDQIRKLMRSKQLLPFFDSAYQGFASGSLDKDAQPVRLFVADGGECFVAQSYAKNLGLYGERVGALSIVCKNADVASRVESQLKLVIRPMYSNPPIHGASIVATVLKDRDLFNEWTVELKAMADRIISMRQQLFEALRARG, translated from the exons ATGCGCCCCTTGTTTGGCATTCCACAAACTGCTAATTCCAACACTCCCACTTCTAATACCGATCCAACCGATCGAAGAATTAACGCTCTCGTTCGGCATCTGGTTGAATCATCTGCATCTGCTATggctgattctatctctgtttcTCCTACTTCCTCGTTGAATACTGATTCCGTTTTCGCTCATGTTGTTCGTGCTCCTGAAGATCCTATTCTCGGG GTGACTGTTGCATACAACAAAGATCCGAGTCCGAACAAGTTGAATTTGGGCGTTGGTGCTTATAGGACAGAG GAAGGAAAACCTCTTGTATTGAACGTTGTCAGAAAAGCAGAGCATCAGCTTGTTAATGATAg TTCACGAGTTAAGGAGTATCTTCCGATTGTGGGACTGGCGGAGTTTAATAAACAGAGCGCGAAGCTTATTTTTGGCGCTGACAG CCCTGCTATCCTTGAGAATCGTGTCACAACTGTTCAATGCTTGTCCGGTACTGGATCATTGAGGGTTGGTGGTGAATTTTTGGCAAGACATTATCATGAG CGGCTTATATACATTCCCATGCCAACATGGGGGAACCACCCCAAAGTTTTTACTCTGGCTGGCCTGTCTGTAAAAACTTACAGATATTATGATCCTTCAACACGGGGGTTGGATTTTCAAG GCCTCTTGGAAGATCTTGGTTCTGCCCCATCTGGAGCTATAGTTTTGCTTCATGCATGTGCGCACAACCCAACTGGTGTCGATCCAACCCTTGAACAATGGGATCAGATCAGGAAGTTGATGAGATCAAAACAGCTTTTACCTTTCTTTGACAGTGCTTATCAG GGTTTTGCCAGTGGGAGTTTGGATAAGGATGCACAGCCTGTGCGCTTATTTGTTGCTGATGGAGGTGAATGTTTTGTAGCCCAGAGTTACGCAAAGAATTTGGGGCTATATGGAGAACGTGTTGGCGCTTTAAGCATT GTCTGCAAGAATGCTGATGTCGCAAGCAGGGTAGAGAGCCAGCTAAAACTAGTGATAAGGCCCATGTACTCAAACCCACCCATTCACGGAGCATCTATTGTCGCTACAGTCCTGAAGGACAG GGATTTGTTCAATGAATGGACTGTTGAATTGAAGGCCATGGCAGACCGTATTATTAGCATGCGCCAGCAACTTTTTGAAGCCTTGCGCGCTAGAGGTTA G